The region aaaaacatggaaaacggctagatatcagctcttaaattaaactcttatcagctatttttgttgttatcattatatttgtccaaacaaatgtacctttagttgtatgttgtatgtaccaggcattaaaatgaacaggatagtagagaaaacaagagtggtctaatcattttttccatggctgtatattttctccaatgtgcaatatctgtaaaaatgcaaagaactttcaggaaaacaaacaaaaacaaaaaaaatatatattaataataaatgccaaatagcagaaatgtatgtatataatgtgtatagaatgtatgtatatatcttattttttatattctgtcttatatatctatgtgtctgtatcttgagctacTAAATGTCCCCACTGGGggataaagtcatatcttatctcttATATTCAAATTTAAGCATAATCCCAACCTTAAAAACCTAACCTTAACCTTCCACAGATAAAATtgagcattttccaaactttcaagactttgGCATAAACTCATGTCATACACAGGGTCCGTACAGATAACGGTCTCTTACCTTTCCGTAGCAGCTCGGGGCAGGAGTTAATGGCgcagtctgtgtctgtgtctgtctggttAAAATACTGCTCAGCTTTGTGGACTCTGGACTCTATAGTACCCAGCGTGCCCTGGgaggacaaaaacacacaaatgcatatGAACAAAGCAGCTTTAAAGGCCTGcaaaattattagtttattaataagatccccattagctgcagcaaagccacagctattcttcctggggtccaacagtatcaaatatacagttaaaaacacaaaacataataaaaaaaataaataaactaaaacagattattacaattattcacatattaatccatattacacacatttctacatatatgtatacatcattacaaaatctactaacacatactaatacatatgttgtatatacaccttctttctacagcatatacattataataacacatatcatatatctatagaaatatactacatacatataaatataccatgttttcttattttgatgaatactattttattaatattttgaattgctttatgttagtggtgagtttgatatttttaggcagtGAATTCCATTCTTTTATACCTCTATACAGAAACGTGCGCTTGATGGCATTAGATCTTGCTTTAGGTAATGTAAAGTTACCTACAGCTGCATGTCTGCTGAtatatttatgcaaaaaaaggTATTGATTCTGACTGCTTGCATGAATTTTTTGGGAAATAATATCTAAGATGGGAATTTGGATACATGCCGAatacaaagtgttttttaataaagcGATCAATTATGTTTTGGAACATCCTGTTTACAAAGTGGTGTGGCAATCAAGcaacagatataaataaaaaaacagtaaagtaAAGAGACAAACTTACCTGGAACTCATTAACAAACTGGGCCAGTATGAACTGGTGTCTCTCTATGCAGCTCGGTGCTATCAGTACATCGGGCATCGTCTTGTGGATCGGAGCCTTCTTCTGGTTCCCCATGCCCTCCAGGTGGGAGTCAAACCCTGTGTTGCCTGGTAACTGAAAGCGCTGGTCCTGAGGTCCGAATGGTCCCATGCTCTCATCAGGCCACACGGTCCTGGGACCTGGAGGAGACCGGACAGAGATACTTCACTGAGAAATTCCTCAGTTTGCAGCTGAAAAGCAAATCTGTAAAACTGTCTGTGGCCAagtgttaaagttttttttaaacttcttgtAGTACATTGAGAACCCGGTAAAGTCTCTTTTGTGCACAAGATTTTAAATCAGACCTTTAACGCATTTAACCTGGATGCAACATCTGCATGTTTTGGATGATCTGGTTGTTTTTAAGACACGTAACCGTTTGTTTTTCCCCATATTTCtgtgctacagaggctgagaaaTGCAATAATTTTTCCTACTTTTTTATGATGTTGAtcattgatttttaattaatttaaggaCAAAGGCAATTATCTATTTAAAGCCAAGGGTTTaagcttttaaaacattttaatttcgtTTCtccatctgctacagaggctgagaaatacatttttatgactttttgtgcagtttttcgCATtttggaacagtttttttaggcGGACTGAGGTCTCAATGGGTTATTTTATCTTATGAGGAAAGTACACTTTTGTTTGAGAAGCTATATTAATGGCATTACCTTGAAGACATTTCATATGTGCATGTAAATTATTTTACCGGGTTCTCATTGTACTGGTGGTGTCGATTTTGAGTAGCAGAAATGTGTCACTACACAAAGTCTGAACCACCATCTTATCTCCTGCTACATGTTTTGGAAACACAGTTCAACATACTGGAGCTAGTTCAAAGAAACCACAAAGTAAAAGTGAGAAACATTAATTTACTACTCGACTCACCTGAGTCTGCAGGTGATGCAGCTATGTACGGCTCATCTGAGCTCGCAGCAGAGAAAGTTCTGGTTCTGCCCACACGGAGAGCAGCTAAAGCCTGACGGCTGGCAGTTTTAGATAGGATCAACCTGCTTCGACCACACAACACCTacagaggaggaaaaacacaagTTAACAGACAGGCAAATTTTCAAgagcttaaaaaacaaacaaaccacgcTCTTAAGTATGTTTTTAGttaacatgcacacaaaaatcaaattttaaagaCTTGCTTGCTATGTTATGGTTAATTTGGCATTTTAGGCATTCAAAAATATTCAAGGGTTGATTCACACAGCTCACTACACGTAGAATAGATCCgagaaatgtttaaaacaataagtaaaaagagagaaagcacatcgtcaccctgttaaaataatcgcctaactcatttttttaaagttttgcaggaaacacaaaaaacttcaccaaaagtgtaacatttattgatcatttcactcaaaaagaatgtaacaaaggatggctattggcatagtaatagcactgtgtgtaaatgatgtaactttagagaaataaatgacttaggcaaatacaAATTTTTAggcagaaacatgacatgacaagtatcatgatcatgctcatgatacttgtcatgtcatgtttatgacagacttgtgtgactcttatgtagaccccttcaaaataaagtgttaccatatcttgcttaagtcacaaaggtcatttatttctcttaagttacataatttacacacagtgttattactatgccaatagccatcctgtgttacatcctttttgagtgaaatgatcaataaatttcatatgttacacttttggtaaCATatgagttttttgtgtttcctgcaaaacttaattttttcctgcaaaaattagttaggcgattattttaacagggtgacgaaatgaTGCTCGGTGCACTAAACGAATGCAGAGTTAAAGACCATGTCAAGGGCTAAcattagagttaaaaaaaaaatatttcaagacATTTTGTATTCTGTTTGTATGCAAAAACATGGAAAAGTGCCTGATATTTAAATGAAGTCTGGCAGACACACCTACTGTGAGCTAAAATAAGTAAACTACGGAGTAATTATAAAGTAACTTACACTACTTGACATTGTGGCTTCGTCTCCTGATGCTTTTAGTGTCAACCTGGTGGATAAAAAACAATAAGATCAATTGAAACAACAggaaattgtattttaaattaaaaaacaacaagctatAGCAGATGCTAGGCTAGCTGACATGATGTAATAGTTACATGAACCTTTCCCGGAgcaagaaaatgaccaaaagtggaGTCTATCTTAATAAATTCACCACAGTAGTcaacttaaaaagatatataaataGTCACAaggatcaaaacaaacaaacctagctgctaacgttagctcgtTAGCTCAAAAGGTCAGCTGATACTTCCCTGTTTAGACACTTTTTCTGAGCTTCTGAACGTAAAATCCGCCAACACTATACACCCGACAACGTGGACAATAAACGTGTTCACAGTCTATATGAAAAAACGGGCAATCATACTTGTGTTAAGTGGATTACTTTATGAAAAGTACATGTTGTTCTTACCTGACTACTCGCACGTCCTCGATTATCGCAAAACAACTACGGCAAGCGACGAGGGTCAAATAGTCGTACGCAATTCGCGAATCTGTTACGTCACTGTTAtgaaatcagaaatactttattcataaaaataatagtaggGGTCGttgtaataatagtagtagtaataataataatagtagtagtcgTAGTTatagtagtagttgtagtaataataatagtagaaatcagaatcactttattttttaataataataattatattattattactattattattattattattgttactatagtagtagtagtagtttacTTTACTACTGTAAAGAAGTTTGTTGCAGTTACTGCTGTATAAGAATAAACAAAGAGGTAGTATGTAAACAaatacaggtaaaaaaaaaaagtaaaaacacacaatttaaataaattaaataatttaaatttacaaCAATATAAGTAGCAGTCTTAAGTGAATAAAGGTATgtacacaaataaatataaattgtaGAATAATTtggagtaaaataaaatgaagatatgcacaatagaataaaatagaatatggAAATATAGGTACAAATATGAATAACAGTGtaacaaattttatttattttttttggcactgTCTTTGTGaaagtttaattattattattagaacttCAACAATACTACAGATTTGTTGTTCCTCTAACCAGAGCTGCAATATATAGTCTATACCGTGTTTACACCACATGATGGCAGCAAATATTAACAGTTAACACAACAAGGGCTTGTTTGGATTAGCTGCTATTTCTGACTTGTGGTCATCATCTGAAGGTTTTATGACCATGGAACTTCCCCAATATGTTTTTGCATAACAagtttttctgaaatgttatgtttagaaatgcaaatgaggcattaaaTATGCATTAGTTTGCAGAACGaacataaatctgaacactgcataaagcaaatttcaaagttattattttatctttttgatATATTacattcaaagttttttttacagaaggaaacTGGGATAtgtccttttatcatttcataaatcagaaaatactgtcagaagccataaaaacatgttttttagaaacaaaatgtataaataagggTATGAATGAgctgaagaaagagaaaaaactcatgttgagaaaacagcctttaaagGTCTCATccattcttaatggaaattactattttaagacaaaatatGTACTCTACTTCAGAAGAAAAAGTTGGAAAGCAGCTAAAATATCAACATAAATGGGCAGGGAAAGTGCATTCATAGCACTTTCCTTAAATTCTCCTTAGCTCTAACCTCTAAATAAAGTCCAGAATcaaagcctgtgtgtgtttgtagtggGCAGCTCCCAGGTGGGGACCTGTGCAGAAACAGTACACATGCTCAGCAAAATCCCCTCCCTTGAtcaacaaagtttaaaaaggaGAATAGAGGAATTGTCCTGAGTGGGAACGGGGTTATGTGCTGTCAGAAGTGGTGAAGGACGAGGACAGTTAGTGAAGTGCGTTGTGCTGACGCGGACACATCGCTTTAGCTGACTTGGACACGCTGATTGACACTTTCTCTGAACCGACGGGATATACAGGAGGGACTTTACCCTGGGAACAACATGCTTCACTCACTGGGggctgcagcagtgtgtgtgtgtgcgtgtgtgtgtgtgtgtgtgtgtgtgtgtgtgtgtgtggtgatgaGGCATGTGGAGCTGCACAGAGTTTGGCTGTCAGCGAGTCTCCCACAGGATCATTTGTAACAGCAACACAGCATCCACCCTAGATGGAGCCCCCGtgggatgcacacacacacacacacacacacacacacacacacacacacacacacacacacacttatccacacacacacactgctaccAAATGAATTCCTCTCCTCAGGCGCTCTCCAcagtgttgttattgttgtttggaGGTAAAAAAGAACTGAATGAATCAAGACGAGATGAGTTTGGTGGAAATTCAATACTCTGTTTTGTTGTGCGATAATATAATACATTCTCCACTGACATTAAAGCTGCACCTTAGTATTGATTAATCTGTCTGCTGGGTTTAAAATAATGGGGTTTGTcagtaaaatatcagaaaatagcaaaacttaaacttaaaatgtTCCCACAGCCCAATgtgatgcatttaaaatgttttttttatttttttaatgagcatacttggcatcctgtgtttatttatgtattggtattattagcataattgttaatgtttctgtttctctgcttttttgcctccctatatattattatatattattataatactatgttttttgttttgtttggtatttatttttcttttgtggttctttgttctaatgtaccctttaaaaaacaaaaatgtggaaacagctgtggaataagttatgtcttgtactgatgcttatgaatgctaatttccaataaaaaaaatatataaacaaaaaataaattgcttttttttgtccaac is a window of Centropristis striata isolate RG_2023a ecotype Rhode Island chromosome 24, C.striata_1.0, whole genome shotgun sequence DNA encoding:
- the LOC131963152 gene encoding cobalamin trafficking protein CblD-like, which codes for MSSSVLCGRSRLILSKTASRQALAALRVGRTRTFSAASSDEPYIAASPADSGPRTVWPDESMGPFGPQDQRFQLPGNTGFDSHLEGMGNQKKAPIHKTMPDVLIAPSCIERHQFILAQFVNEFQGTLGTIESRVHKAEQYFNQTDTDTDCAINSCPELLRKDLELMFPSAPTASITVVTVTQSNGQCEDAVEQDKDQLLLKFVSGAKEMCFALWTAGYWADFIDPTTGEAYFASPSSDTKLRTEEELRDLGFHIEVSGSCTVIRHILRGTPLFVGTVFTNAPAHSAAIARLQGLSNVLADEE